A stretch of the Colias croceus chromosome 13, ilColCroc2.1 genome encodes the following:
- the LOC123696891 gene encoding tubulin-folding cofactor B, with translation MEGVQVITQDYVNVHITKSDSEDAPPVERRFKKAISVLEFKTKLELVTGGSATTMKLKLYDNKNNLICDIDNDNALLGSYPIDDGMRIHVIDKFSLIQDFDASDNAERFKLSEEEYEKKSDTLRSFLQRNKLGKYNEEEMSKMKETQQKELEEEAKIAESVLVGARCEVRVPSQPTRRATVRYNGPLDGAKGLWIGVQYDEPRGKNDGSVNGKRYFTCPPKYGGFVKPLYVTVGDFPEESFDLDDEI, from the exons ATGGAAGGAGTTCAAGTGATAACGCAGGACTATGTAAATGTACATATTACAAAATCTGATTCTGAAGATGCACCTCCTGTGGAACGCAGGTTCAAAAAAGCCATTTCTGTATTGGAGTTTAAG ACGAAGCTGGAACTGGTAACTGGAGGTTCTGCTACAACTATGAAACTAAAGCTTTATgacaacaaaaacaacttaATTTGTGATATTGATAATGATAATGCATTACTTGGCTCATATCCTATTGACGATGGGATGAGGATCCATGTAATTGATAAATTTTCTCTTATTCAAGATTTTGATGCATCAGATAATGCTGAAAG GTTCAAGTTATCTGAAGAAGAATATGAGAAAAAGAGTGATACTCTCAGGTCATTCTTGCAGCGCAATAAACTTGGCAAATATAATGAAGAAGAAATGAGCAAAATGAAGGAGACTCAGCAAAAGGAATTGGAGGAAGAAGCCAA gATAGCAGAATCTGTGCTAGTTGGTGCTAGGTGTGAAGTGCGTGTACCGTCGCAGCCAACCCGCAGGGCCACAGTTCGGTACAATGGACCTCTGGATGGAGCCAAGGGCCTGTGGATTGGTGTGCAATACGATGAACCAAGGGGAAAGAATGATGGATC aGTGAATGGCAAGAGGTACTTTACGTGTCCGCCTAAATATGGAGGTTTCGTGAAGCCATTGTATGTAACTGTTGGTGACTTCCCTGAAGAATCTTTTGATTTGGATGATGAAATATGA
- the LOC123696930 gene encoding pleiotropic regulator 1 — protein sequence MTDEVIKHSVHTLVFRSLKRSHDMFLANQGMLPPIDEKAEKILRATKTRDSYGLVMSAVQKAQAIKQLEANMSRPETPHDTEIAESAAIASDGAMLPYSGPAPTNTAITPLPRKAPVMPRPKWHAPWKLFRVISGHLGWVRCVAVEPGNEWFATGAADRVIKIWDLATGKLKVSLTGHVSTVRGLEVSARHPYLFSCGEDRQVKCWDLEYNKVIRHYHGHLSAVYTLALHPTIDVLVTAGRDATARVWDMRTKANVHTLAGHTDTVASLACQSAEPQIITGSHDSTIRLWDLAAGKSMCTLTNHKKSVRSIVIHPTLYTFASASPDNIKQWKCPEGKFIQNLSGHNAIVNCMAVNPEGVLVSGGDNGTMYFWDWRTGYNFQRLQAAVQPGSMDSEAGIFAMTYDQSGSRLITTEADKTIKIYKEDDTASEETHPINWRPEILKRRKF from the exons ATGACTGACGAAGTAATAAAACATTCAGTGCACACGCTAGTGTTTCGTTCTTTAAAAAGATCTCATGATATGTTCTTAGCTAACCAAGGAATGCTGCCACCAATCGACGAAAAAGC GGAGAAAATACTTAGAGCTACCAAAACACGGGATAGCTATGGACTTGTCATGTCAGCAGTTCAAAAGGCACAAGCCATAAAACAACTGGAAGCTAACATGAGCCGACCAGAAACTCCTCATGACACag AAATAGCGGAATCTGCAGCCATTGCGTCAGATGGAGCTATGCTTCCATACAGTGGGCCAGCCCCCACAAACACAGCTATCACACCACTACCAAGGAAGGCTCCAGTGATGCCGAGACCCAAGTGGCACGCTCCATGGAAACTATTCAGGGTCATATCTGGACATCTTGGCTGGGTTCGCTGTGTTGCTGTGGAACCAGGGAATGAATGGTTTGCTACgg gtgCTGCTGACAGAGTGATAAAGATTTGGGACTTGGCAACTGGTAAATTGAAGGTATCTTTAACAGGACATGTTAGTACAGTAAGAG GTTTGGAAGTTTCTGCTAGGCATCCATACTTGTTCAGTTGTGGTGAAGATAGACAAGTCAAATGTTGGGATCTCGAGTATAATAAG GTGATACGCCACTACCATGGCCACCTTTCAGCGGTGTACACACTAGCTCTACACCCCACTATAGATGTGCTAGTGACCGCTGGCCGTGATGCGACTGCCCGAGTATGGGACATGCGCACAAAGGCAAATGTCCACACGCTAGCTGGACACACGGATACCGTCGCATCGCTAGCGTGCCAGTCCGCAGAACCACAG ATCATTACCGGTTCACATGACTCGACAATTCGCCTATGGGACTTAGCCGCTGGCAAGTCAATGTGCACACTCACAAACCACAAGAAATCAGTTCGATCTATTGTCATCCACCCAACGCTATACACATTTGCATCTGCTTCACCAgacaatataaaacaatggAAGTGTCCGGAAGGAAAGTTCATACAGAATCTGTCTGGGCACAACGCTATTGTTAATTGTATGGCGGTTAATCCTGAGGGTGTGCTTGTGAGCGGCGGTGATAATGGCACTATGTACTTCTGGGATTGGAGGACAGGATATAATTTCCAGAGGTTACAG gcGGCAGTACAACCTGGTTCCATGGACTCCGAAGCCGGTATATTTGCAATGACGTACGACCAATCAGGATCACGTCTCATAACTACAGAGGCAGATAAAACCATCAAGATATACAAAGAAGACGATACAGCATCTGAAGAGACGCATCCGATCAATTGGCGCCCAGAGATATTGAAGAGACGgaagttttaa
- the LOC123696740 gene encoding uncharacterized protein LOC123696740 — MMSCGPECLSLGPPPDSIVHMPPPPLPAFLANMANLTPPCRAFKCPPQHNNEDNSLFPGVEYHELPRHEPAATDDTWFLVLITCCIAVLCIAALLALFLLKCREARGGCKSGTGKTSGSNALYGSAALDSRVLWAALTPRGTRHFVADTYPHDETEDHHYECVEPPLYKLGPPEDLAITRHYNVEYEDPAPLIESYSDRTEEYFRNGMETLRRGNRPLVSSPTRIERPNLPPLNLQPRTLRRAPHSRRVSDANNSEKSTI, encoded by the exons at GATGTCGTGTGGGCCAGAATGCCTCTCCCTGGGCCCTCCTCCGGACTCCATCGTGCACATGCCGCCTCCCCCGCTGCCGGCGTTCCTCGCGAACATGGCAAATTTAACACCTCCTTGCAGAGCCTTCAAATGTCCCCCGCAACACAATAATGAAGACAACTCCCTGTTCCCTGGTGTTGAATACCACGAGTTACCACGACATG AGCCAGCTGCAACAGACGACACATGGTTTTTGGTGTTAATAACATGCTGTATCGCGGTTTTGTGTATTGCTGCTCTATTGGCTCTGTTTCTTCTGAAGTGTCGTGA ggCGAGAGGTGGATGTAAGAGTGGAACAGGAAAAACCAGCGGCTCAAATGCCCTATATGGCAGTGCAGCTCTTGATTCTCGAGTCCTCTGGGCGGCTCTCACTCCCCGAGGTACCAGACATTTTGTCGCCGACACTTATCCACATGATGAAACTGAAGACCACCACTATGAATGCGTTGAACCACCTCTATACAAACTTGGCCCACCCGAAGACCTGGCTATCACCAGACATTACAACGTTGAGTACGAAGATCCAGCTCCGCTAATAGAAAGCTATTCAGACCGAACGGAGGAATACTTCAGAAACGGAATGGAGACTCTACGTAGAGGCAATAGACCATTAGTTTCCTCTCCAACAAGGATTGAAAGACCTAACTTGCCGCCACTAAATCTTCAGCCCAGAACTCTCCGCCGTGCACCTCACTCCCGCAGGGTCAGCGATGCAAACAATTCAGAGAAATCGACCATCTGA